In one window of Leptospira sp. WS92.C1 DNA:
- a CDS encoding S1C family serine protease: protein MKNSEKLKYFAIISISLLLGAFLSPVMFCGNNQNSPLFLNAKGDKEPSPAARQAITIQQAFEEVYQTVSPSVVSIATEKTQNVPARGPFGDPFFDQFFGRGHQGGGGRVMKQKQTGLGSGIILNTQGYILTNEHVVRAMDKLTVRLKTGKTYNAELIGFDPVIDLALLKIKPDTEIVPIELGDSSAVKVGDWAIAIGAPLGYEQSLTAGIVSAVGRTGIDNSGVHYLQTDASINQGNSGGPLLDITGKVIGINRMIASQSGGSVGIGFAIPINEAKAIMEELKKTGKVKRPAQAWLGVGVDYLQEEDAKKLNLSGGALVVQIVEGSPAEQAGIQLMDVITEISGTKVNSPEDVVAVIKKNKVGDRITVTIVHKGTVSRLSIQLTERPN from the coding sequence ATATCACTTCTTCTCGGAGCATTCTTATCTCCCGTGATGTTCTGCGGAAACAACCAGAACAGTCCTCTCTTTTTAAATGCAAAGGGAGATAAAGAACCGAGTCCCGCAGCTCGTCAGGCCATTACGATTCAACAGGCCTTTGAGGAAGTGTATCAAACGGTTTCTCCAAGCGTGGTTTCTATCGCTACGGAAAAAACTCAGAATGTTCCCGCTCGTGGGCCTTTCGGCGATCCGTTCTTTGATCAATTCTTTGGAAGGGGTCATCAAGGCGGAGGCGGAAGAGTCATGAAACAAAAACAAACCGGTCTCGGATCTGGAATCATTCTGAACACGCAAGGATATATACTCACAAACGAACACGTCGTGCGTGCGATGGATAAGCTGACCGTTCGTCTAAAAACCGGTAAAACATACAACGCAGAGCTCATAGGATTTGATCCGGTCATCGACCTCGCGCTTTTGAAAATCAAACCGGATACGGAAATCGTTCCGATCGAACTCGGAGATTCTTCGGCTGTAAAAGTGGGTGATTGGGCGATTGCAATCGGAGCCCCTCTCGGATACGAACAGTCTTTGACTGCGGGAATTGTGAGCGCTGTTGGTAGAACGGGAATCGATAACAGCGGGGTTCATTATCTTCAAACGGATGCTTCCATCAACCAAGGAAATTCCGGAGGACCTCTTTTGGATATCACTGGAAAGGTGATCGGGATCAATCGAATGATCGCTTCTCAAAGCGGGGGTTCCGTCGGAATCGGATTTGCGATTCCGATTAACGAAGCAAAGGCGATCATGGAGGAGTTGAAAAAAACCGGAAAAGTAAAACGTCCCGCACAGGCTTGGCTCGGGGTTGGAGTGGATTATCTCCAGGAAGAAGACGCTAAAAAATTAAATCTTTCCGGCGGAGCTCTTGTCGTTCAAATCGTGGAAGGATCCCCCGCGGAACAGGCGGGCATTCAATTGATGGACGTGATCACCGAAATTTCGGGAACCAAGGTCAATTCTCCTGAAGACGTTGTGGCCGTGATTAAGAAGAATAAGGTGGGAGATCGAATCACGGTGACGATTGTTCATAAGGGAACCGTTTCCAGACTTTCAATCCAACTTACGGAAAGACCGAACTGA